AGCAGGGTACGAACAGGGCGGTAACCGATGCAGTTGGGAAATTCCAACCGCGAGTATTCAGATTCGGGAACAGCCACTCCCGCTGCAACCTGTAGTTCCGATCAATCTGGAAGTGTTTTATGAACTCTATCAGAAGCAGGCAAAACTCATCAATGGAAATTTAGACCGTCATCCCTTCATCTGGCAGCAAATCATCCGCCCCTCTGAAAATGAAGGAGTATACGCCTATCTGATCGGAACAAGCGATCGCCCTCAAGGGTACGCAATCCTCAGCCAGCACGAAAAAGACGATAAAAATTTTCTGTTCATCCGGGATTGGGTTGCTCTCACCCCTGATGCGGCACAAAGTTTTTGGTCGTTTGTTGCCAATCATCGCTCTCAGATTGACCAGGTACGGTGGCGTGGCGCTGCAATTGATGTCTTGAGACTGCTGTTGCCGGAGCAATCTACCACAATCAAGTCTATGCAAACTTGGCTGCTGCGGGTGGTCGATGTCGCTAAGGCACTCGAAAAGCGGGGGTATCCGTCAGGACTTCAAGCCGAACTGCACTTGGAGGTGCAAGATGATTTAATTGCTGAGAATAACGGCAGATTTATCTTGTCAGTTTCGCATGGGCAGGGTGAGGTCACTAGGGGGGGAACGGGAGAACTCAAGCT
The genomic region above belongs to Microcoleus sp. AS-A8 and contains:
- a CDS encoding GNAT family N-acetyltransferase, which produces MPLQFQYSTLTQSEDVEPLGSILDQCFLAKPGNSEAYINQVGMENLRLIRQSEQIVGGLATIPMAQWYGGQRVPMMGIAAVGIAPQYRGTGAAIALMQHTLNEIHAKGIPISALYPATQRLYRKAGYEQGGNRCSWEIPTASIQIREQPLPLQPVVPINLEVFYELYQKQAKLINGNLDRHPFIWQQIIRPSENEGVYAYLIGTSDRPQGYAILSQHEKDDKNFLFIRDWVALTPDAAQSFWSFVANHRSQIDQVRWRGAAIDVLRLLLPEQSTTIKSMQTWLLRVVDVAKALEKRGYPSGLQAELHLEVQDDLIAENNGRFILSVSHGQGEVTRGGTGELKLHIRELAPLYTSLFTPYQLQLTGQLEATETALDRAAQVFAGVSPWMPDFF